In one Cloacibacillus porcorum genomic region, the following are encoded:
- a CDS encoding SDR family NAD(P)-dependent oxidoreductase produces MNLKLAGKVAVVSGAGAGIGKAAACLYAKNGAKVVVAVRTLSKGEETVKLIKEAGGEAILVHTDVSKLTDLQDMIKTAVESYGRLDILFSNAGVPGPGGLDEVTEEGWDQTVAVNLRSCFFSAKYAVEEMRKTGGGAIVFDSSIAGKVGSPMSPVYSATKGGIVTLTKSLALLLAPDNIRVNCVCPGPIDTKFVRQAWDRAPDPDAARLCNVSGVALGRMGSPEEVANAVLFLSSDESSYVTGTAMAVDGGYLAR; encoded by the coding sequence ATGAACTTGAAATTAGCTGGTAAAGTCGCTGTGGTTTCAGGCGCAGGAGCGGGCATAGGAAAAGCAGCCGCCTGCCTTTATGCCAAGAACGGCGCAAAGGTTGTAGTGGCAGTAAGGACACTCAGCAAAGGCGAAGAGACGGTAAAGCTGATTAAAGAAGCGGGTGGAGAGGCCATTCTTGTCCATACAGATGTGTCTAAGCTCACGGATTTGCAGGATATGATAAAGACAGCGGTGGAAAGCTACGGGAGGCTGGATATACTCTTCAGCAATGCTGGCGTGCCGGGCCCCGGAGGTCTGGATGAAGTTACTGAAGAGGGATGGGATCAGACAGTTGCCGTGAACCTGAGGAGTTGTTTCTTCAGCGCGAAGTACGCTGTCGAGGAAATGAGAAAGACAGGCGGCGGCGCGATTGTTTTCGATTCCTCAATTGCCGGAAAAGTCGGCTCTCCCATGAGCCCAGTATATTCTGCAACGAAGGGCGGCATAGTTACCCTGACAAAATCTTTGGCTCTCTTGCTGGCGCCGGACAATATCAGAGTTAATTGCGTCTGCCCCGGTCCTATTGATACGAAATTTGTTCGTCAGGCATGGGATCGCGCACCGGATCCGGATGCCGCTCGTCTCTGCAATGTCAGCGGCGTTGCTCTTGGACGTATGGGCTCTCCTGAGGAAGTGGCTAATGCTGTCCTATTCCTATCTTCAGATGAGTCTTCTTATGTCACAGGTACGGCTATGGCTGTAGACGGAGGGTATCTTGCTCGTTAG
- a CDS encoding TRAP transporter substrate-binding protein, translating to MKKSFVLFLTFVLSLAFTASAFAAGATVLKAGHSATNKEPYQLGLEAFGKKLKETTNGKFEVKVFPSCQLGSEKEMTEGLFLGNVDIATSATTVVTNFIPEFIVYDLPFLFNSDKHFYEASDGAPGKFFVDACAKKGIRLLAIYDAGVRHIASKKPVNSMKDLKGMKIRTMQSQIHIDAFNGFGAKATPMAFSEQFSALEQGVIDGVEASNTSCYNQQFYRPAPNWALVSWYRCVTAMMMSEKKFQSYPKDVQKAILEAAAYSAKVEREAYAKSESASLDAMKKAGVNITKPDVAPFKEVAQKVADKYIKKPELKEVLKQIQDMGK from the coding sequence ATGAAAAAATCTTTCGTGCTCTTTTTGACGTTTGTGCTGTCATTAGCCTTTACGGCTTCCGCTTTCGCCGCGGGCGCTACCGTTTTAAAGGCAGGTCACAGCGCAACCAACAAGGAACCATACCAGCTTGGTCTCGAAGCTTTCGGTAAAAAACTGAAGGAAACGACAAACGGCAAGTTTGAGGTTAAGGTCTTCCCGAGCTGCCAGCTTGGAAGCGAAAAGGAAATGACCGAAGGCCTCTTCCTTGGCAACGTTGACATTGCTACCTCAGCAACAACGGTGGTAACGAATTTCATTCCGGAGTTCATCGTCTACGACCTTCCCTTCCTCTTCAACAGCGATAAGCATTTCTACGAAGCTTCTGACGGCGCGCCCGGAAAATTCTTTGTAGACGCCTGCGCGAAGAAGGGCATTCGCCTTTTGGCTATCTACGACGCCGGAGTTCGTCACATCGCGTCCAAAAAGCCCGTCAACAGCATGAAGGATCTGAAAGGGATGAAGATCAGAACTATGCAGTCCCAAATTCATATCGACGCCTTTAACGGATTCGGTGCGAAAGCGACTCCTATGGCCTTCAGCGAACAGTTCAGCGCTCTTGAGCAGGGAGTCATTGACGGAGTCGAAGCTTCAAACACCAGCTGCTACAACCAGCAGTTCTACCGTCCCGCTCCCAACTGGGCTCTCGTTAGCTGGTACCGCTGCGTCACAGCTATGATGATGTCTGAGAAGAAGTTCCAGTCCTATCCGAAGGATGTCCAGAAGGCTATTCTGGAAGCTGCCGCTTACTCAGCGAAGGTTGAACGCGAGGCCTATGCAAAGAGCGAAAGCGCCAGCCTGGATGCTATGAAAAAGGCCGGAGTCAACATCACGAAGCCTGATGTGGCGCCCTTCAAAGAGGTTGCCCAGAAAGTTGCGGATAAGTATATAAAGAAGCCCGAGCTTAAAGAGGTTCTGAAGCAGATCCAAGATATGGGTAAATAA
- a CDS encoding TRAP transporter small permease, giving the protein MVIAILLQILGRYLPNDMDISWTEESARFAQLWMVFFGAGVAMQRNLHVGVDVLTGVLKGTSKKILVVLCGIFAVVFLVVAIYGSFDLIAVGGLQISAALNMPMSYVYFIIPIGLFYWLIEYVVFNAKQLKSTTDSEAKE; this is encoded by the coding sequence ATGGTAATAGCGATACTTCTTCAGATCTTAGGCCGTTACCTGCCGAACGATATGGATATTTCATGGACCGAAGAAAGCGCCAGATTCGCTCAGTTATGGATGGTTTTCTTTGGAGCCGGAGTCGCGATGCAGCGCAACCTGCATGTCGGCGTTGACGTCCTTACAGGCGTGCTTAAGGGCACAAGTAAAAAAATTCTCGTTGTGCTTTGCGGAATATTTGCCGTTGTATTCCTCGTTGTCGCCATATACGGCAGTTTTGATCTGATCGCCGTCGGCGGCTTACAGATATCCGCGGCGCTGAACATGCCGATGAGCTATGTATATTTCATAATACCCATCGGGCTGTTCTATTGGCTGATTGAATATGTTGTCTTTAACGCGAAACAGCTAAAATCAACGACAGATTCGGAGGCGAAAGAATAA
- a CDS encoding TRAP transporter large permease, giving the protein MLALIFILFVVAIFSGTPIVFAIGTVSAAFLYLMDIPMNTIAIRMMAGLDSFPLMAIPFFVLAGQLMDRGGIARRIIDWTSAVVGWVTGSLLLMTVLAGAGFAAITGSGSASTAALSSIILPEIRKRGYDVDFTAVMLAAGGLLGPIIPPSLFMVVLATCSPITVSVKDLFMGGVIPGILMCIAMMIYAYRFAKTHGSAYREDKPFSWKDVIKSTINALPGFLMPVIVVGGIVTGAFTATESAAMAVFVGLVVGLFIYRELKWSDIPNILVDTGAITAGIMVICGMASVFSWLISINNMPELVGNFMTNFSSSKIVFLLVVNIFLLIVGCFMETVSALLILIPVIMPIAVNSYGIDPVHFAVIVVINLAIGTFTPPYGICLYVAAAIAGRTIKQVMKYVWVPIAIYVGALLVFTYVPQIVLFLPNMVK; this is encoded by the coding sequence ATGTTAGCTCTAATATTTATTCTTTTCGTAGTGGCTATTTTCAGCGGTACGCCGATCGTTTTTGCAATCGGAACTGTTTCGGCCGCATTCTTGTATCTCATGGATATTCCGATGAATACGATTGCGATACGCATGATGGCGGGCCTCGACAGCTTCCCCCTGATGGCTATTCCATTTTTTGTCCTTGCTGGACAGCTTATGGACAGGGGAGGAATTGCACGGCGCATTATTGACTGGACAAGCGCGGTTGTCGGATGGGTAACTGGCAGTCTTCTCCTGATGACTGTTCTGGCCGGAGCCGGATTTGCGGCAATAACCGGTTCGGGGTCAGCATCCACCGCGGCTCTTTCTTCAATAATACTGCCGGAAATTCGCAAACGCGGATATGACGTTGATTTCACTGCCGTTATGCTCGCAGCCGGCGGCCTTCTGGGACCGATCATTCCTCCGAGCCTTTTCATGGTGGTTTTGGCGACCTGTTCACCGATCACGGTCTCTGTGAAGGATCTCTTTATGGGAGGAGTCATACCTGGCATTCTGATGTGCATTGCCATGATGATTTATGCATACCGTTTTGCCAAGACGCACGGCTCAGCCTACCGCGAGGATAAGCCATTCTCATGGAAAGATGTAATTAAATCTACCATTAATGCTCTGCCCGGGTTCTTAATGCCGGTCATAGTCGTCGGCGGCATCGTTACAGGAGCCTTTACGGCAACGGAATCAGCCGCCATGGCAGTTTTCGTCGGCCTTGTAGTAGGACTCTTCATCTACAGGGAACTAAAATGGTCGGATATTCCTAATATCCTTGTAGATACCGGAGCTATTACAGCAGGTATCATGGTTATTTGCGGAATGGCAAGCGTATTTTCATGGCTGATCTCGATCAACAATATGCCGGAGCTCGTGGGCAATTTTATGACCAATTTCTCCAGTTCAAAAATTGTCTTCCTGCTTGTAGTCAATATCTTCCTGTTGATTGTCGGTTGTTTCATGGAGACCGTCTCGGCTCTTCTGATCCTGATTCCGGTAATAATGCCGATAGCTGTCAACAGCTATGGAATCGACCCTGTGCATTTTGCCGTAATCGTTGTTATTAACCTTGCAATAGGAACGTTTACGCCTCCATACGGCATCTGCCTCTACGTTGCCGCGGCAATAGCCGGTCGTACGATTAAGCAGGTAATGAAGTATGTCTGGGTCCCGATTGCGATATATGTCGGCGCGCTCCTTGTATTTACCTATGTTCCCCAGATTGTGCTTTTCCTGCCGAACATGGTTAAATAA